AAGGGTCCAGGAAAGTCCCCATACCCGTGCGTGCCGCCCGGGGACCCGAGGCGATGCGGGGGGGTCGACGAGGCGGCCTGTGGAGCGAGGAAGAAAACGCGTCGAGCGGAACCGGCAGCGAGCGGTCGCAAGGTCGCGAGCGTAGCCGAGGGGACCCCCCCGCGAGCCAGGGGCCCTCTCCCGCAGACAGCGCTCCGCTAGCGGATTCCCCGCTTCGGTGACGGTCATCGCACCCGCTGCACCTCCTGGTACCGGGAGGCAGGCACGATATGTTTCCGATGAATCAATCCGGAGGGTTGCGGGATGCCCGGATGGCGAATCGCGGCTATCCCCCCCGGAGCCTGCGGGAGGCGAGGGAGAGCCGGCGGATGACCTCTTCCCGCCCGAGAACGTCCATCACCTCGAAGATTCCCGGAGAAACCGTTCCTCCCGTCAAGGCGACCCGAATCGGCTGGGCCACTTTCCCCAGCTTCGCACCAGCCCTTTCCGCCACCCGGTGGAGGACCGCCTCCATCGCTACCGGGGTGAAATCGGGCAGATCCGCGAACTCCCGGACGATCTCCTCGAGGACGGGAGCCATCTCCGGGGTGAGGAACTTCTCCGCAGCTTTCGGGTCGGGCTCTTTCGGGCGGAAGTAGTACTCCGAAGATTCCGCCATCTCCTCGAGGGTCCTGGACCGCTCCTGGAACGTGCGCACTGCCTTCACGAGCCACGGGGGAGGGGCCGCCGCGATCCCTTTCTTGCCAAGGAACGGGACGAGGAGGACGGCCAACCGCTCCGGGTCGCACTTCTTGATGTAGTGGGCGTTCAGGTGAAGGAGTTTCTCGGGGTCGAAGCGGGAGGGGGATTTCCCCACGCTTTCCAGGGAAAAGACCTTCGTAAGTTCCTCCACGGAAAAGATCTCCTGGTCCCCGTGCCCCCAACCAAGGCGAACCAGGTAGTTGACCATCGCCTCGGGGAGATACCCCCGCTCCCGGTACGCCGTCACGGAGACGTCGTCCTGCCGCTTCGAGAGCTTCCCCCCTTCCATTCCGTGGATCAGGGGGAAGTGCCCGAAGCGGGGAAGAGGATAGCCAAGCCCCTCGTAGAGGAGGATCTGCCTGGGCGTGTTGTTCAGGTGGTCGTCGCCCCGCAGGACGTGGGTGATCCCCATCGCCGCGTCGTCCACGACCACGACGAAATTGTAGGTCGGGGAGCCGTCCGACCGCAGGAGGACGAGGTCGTCCAGTTCCCCGTTTTCATAGGCGATGTCCCCCCGGAGAAGGTCGTGCACGACCGTTTCCCCCGAAAGGGGGGTGCGGAAGCGAACCACGAACGATTTCCCTTCCGTACCGGACAGAGGAAGTCCCCGGCACTTCCGGTCGTAGCGCGGCTTTTCCCCCCTCGCCCGGGCGGCCTCGCGGCGCGCATCGAGTTCTTCGGGAGTGCAAACGCACCGATATGCCTTCCCCTCCGCGAGCAGCCGTTCGGCCTCTTTCCGGTATA
This genomic interval from Candidatus Deferrimicrobiaceae bacterium contains the following:
- the gltX gene encoding glutamate--tRNA ligase produces the protein LRRIPGQVQEVEMPGIVTRFAPSPTGYLHIGGARTALFNWLFARRHGGTFVLRIEDTDQARSTPESVMAILEGMKWLGMTWDEGPYYQTERRELYRKEAERLLAEGKAYRCVCTPEELDARREAARARGEKPRYDRKCRGLPLSGTEGKSFVVRFRTPLSGETVVHDLLRGDIAYENGELDDLVLLRSDGSPTYNFVVVVDDAAMGITHVLRGDDHLNNTPRQILLYEGLGYPLPRFGHFPLIHGMEGGKLSKRQDDVSVTAYRERGYLPEAMVNYLVRLGWGHGDQEIFSVEELTKVFSLESVGKSPSRFDPEKLLHLNAHYIKKCDPERLAVLLVPFLGKKGIAAAPPPWLVKAVRTFQERSRTLEEMAESSEYYFRPKEPDPKAAEKFLTPEMAPVLEEIVREFADLPDFTPVAMEAVLHRVAERAGAKLGKVAQPIRVALTGGTVSPGIFEVMDVLGREEVIRRLSLASRRLRGG